Genomic DNA from Streptomyces sp. PCS3-D2:
CCGACGGCTCCGTGCTGTCCCGGGTGCGGGACGCGGCCGCGTCCGGTGAGCTTCCGGTCCTGGACGCCGAAGGGCTGCGAACCGGTGCGCCGGTCGGCCGCATCGGCAAGATCGTGGGCATCGGGCTGAACTACTTCGGCCACGCGGCGGAGATCGGCGCGGAGCCGCCGGCCGAGCCGATCCTCTTCCTGAAGGCCGCGGACACGGTGGTCGGCCCCGACGACACCGTGCTGATCCCGCGCGGCAGCGTGAAGACCGACTGGGAGGCCGAACTCGGCGTCGTCATCGGCAGCACCGCCCGCTACCTGGACACCGCGGAGCAGGGCCTGGCCCACGTCGGCGGCTACCTGCTGGTCAACGACGTCTCGGAGCGCGAGTTCCAGATCGAGCGCGGGGGCACCTGGGACAAGGGCAAGAACTGCGAGACCTTCACCCCGCTCGGCCCGTGGTTGGTCACCGCCGACGAGATCCCGGACCCGCAGGTCCTGGACGTGAAGCTGTGGGTCAACGGTGAGCTCAAGCAGGACGGCAACACCTCTGATCAGATCTTCCCGGTCGGTGAGGTGGTCCGGTACCTGAGCCGGTTCATGACCCTGTACCCGGGCGACGTCATCGTCACCGGCACACCGGCCGGCGTGGCGATGGGCCAGCCGGAGCCGAAGCCGTACCTGCGGGCCGGCGACGTCGTGGAGCTGGAGATCGAGCGGCTCGGCCGTCAGCGCCAGGAGGTCAAGGGCGCGTAACCGCCGTACGGGACGCGGAGGACGGGCGAGGGACGGGCGAGGGCCGGGCAGGGCGGCCGTCGGGGCGGCCCCGCCCGTCCCGCCCGCGCCGGCTCACGCGCGTGCCCGGGACGTCACGCGGTCCCGTGCTGCCTGCGGCCTTCGGTGTTCCAGGTGCTCTCCATGCCCTCAGTGCTCTCCGTGCGCCATGGTGACGGGAAGCTCCACCGCCACGCCTTCCCGGGACGACATGCGGGCAGCCTCCAGTACGTCGAGGCAGCGCGCGGCCTCGTGCGCCGTGACCGGGGCGGGCCCGCCGGTGCGCAGGGCGGCCGCCACCGCCGCGTAGTACGCCGGGTAGTCGCCCTGTTCGGTCGGTACCGGTGCCCCGCCACCGGTCAGCGGGGATTCGCCCGAGCCCACCCGCCCCCACAGGTGCGGCGGCTCCTCGCCCCAGGGCAGCCGCCCGTCCGGCCGCAGGCCCTCCCGCAGGGCGCCCTCCTGCGGGTCCAGGCCGTACTTCACGTAGCCGGCGCGGGAGCCGAGCACCCGGAACCGCGGTCCGAGCTGGGCCGTGGCTGCGCTGACGTAGAGGTGTGAGCGGACCCCGTTCGCGTGGGTGAGGGCGATGAAGGTGTCGTCGTCGGTCTCGGCGCCCGGGCGGCGCGCGTCGGTCTCCGCGTAGACCCGCACGGCGGGCCCGAACAGCACGAGGGCCTGGTCGACGACGTGGCTGCCGAGGTCGTAGAGCAGGCCGCCGATCTCCTCCGGGGCGCCCGACTCCCGCCAGCCGCCCTTCAGCTGCGGGCGCCAGCGCTCGAAGCGGGACTCGAAGCGGTGGATCTCGCCCAGTTCGCCGTCCGCGAGGAGGCGGCGCAGGGTGAGGAAGTCGTTGTCCCAGCGGCGGTTCTGAAAGACGGAAAGGAGGACTCCGCGCCGGTCGGCCAGGGCGGCGAGCGCCCGGGCCTCGGCGGCGGTGGCGGCGAGCGGCTTGTCCACGACCGCCGGGATCCCGGCTTCCAGGGCGGCCGTGGCGAGCGGGACGTGCGTCTTGTTGGGGGAGGCGATCACGACGAGGTCGAGGTCGCGCTCCCACAGCTCGTCGGAGGTGGGGGCGGTGCGGACGCCGGGGAACTCGGCGCGGGCGCGGGCCTGCCGATCCGGGTCGGAGGTGACGACCGTGTCGAGGACGAGTCCGTCCGTGGCGGCCACGAGGGGGGCGTGGAAGACGGAACCGGCGAGTCCGTAGCCGATGACGCCGACACGAAGTGGTGCAGTGGGGGTGGGGGTGCTCATGAGGCCACTTTGGCAACAGCGTTGTCGAAGTGCAAGGAGGGTGGACAATGGGCCTGTGAACAGGGCTAGCGGGAACGGGAGCGGGAACGGCGGCCGGGGCGACGTGTACGGTCGGCGCGGCGGGGCCAACCTGCCGGCGCTGCGCGGCCACAACGACGCGCTGGTCCTGGACCTGCTCCGGGCCG
This window encodes:
- a CDS encoding fumarylacetoacetate hydrolase family protein translates to MKLLRVGPVGSERPALLDQNGTLRDLSGLITDVDGALLADGSVLSRVRDAAASGELPVLDAEGLRTGAPVGRIGKIVGIGLNYFGHAAEIGAEPPAEPILFLKAADTVVGPDDTVLIPRGSVKTDWEAELGVVIGSTARYLDTAEQGLAHVGGYLLVNDVSEREFQIERGGTWDKGKNCETFTPLGPWLVTADEIPDPQVLDVKLWVNGELKQDGNTSDQIFPVGEVVRYLSRFMTLYPGDVIVTGTPAGVAMGQPEPKPYLRAGDVVELEIERLGRQRQEVKGA
- a CDS encoding Gfo/Idh/MocA family oxidoreductase gives rise to the protein MSTPTPTAPLRVGVIGYGLAGSVFHAPLVAATDGLVLDTVVTSDPDRQARARAEFPGVRTAPTSDELWERDLDLVVIASPNKTHVPLATAALEAGIPAVVDKPLAATAAEARALAALADRRGVLLSVFQNRRWDNDFLTLRRLLADGELGEIHRFESRFERWRPQLKGGWRESGAPEEIGGLLYDLGSHVVDQALVLFGPAVRVYAETDARRPGAETDDDTFIALTHANGVRSHLYVSAATAQLGPRFRVLGSRAGYVKYGLDPQEGALREGLRPDGRLPWGEEPPHLWGRVGSGESPLTGGGAPVPTEQGDYPAYYAAVAAALRTGGPAPVTAHEAARCLDVLEAARMSSREGVAVELPVTMAHGEH